Proteins co-encoded in one Nonlabens agnitus genomic window:
- the crcB gene encoding fluoride efflux transporter CrcB, whose translation MLKSLLFVFIGGGLGSCLRFAFSIWLNSDSIKWIPTLTVNVLGCLILGSVLALNDKSQLSESSFLLLAVGFCGGLTTFSTFSAELYFLLKQTAYLQAALYFMASTLLGITAIMISYQWIKSIA comes from the coding sequence ATGCTTAAAAGTTTATTGTTTGTTTTTATAGGTGGCGGTTTAGGCAGCTGTCTGCGGTTTGCCTTTTCCATCTGGTTAAATTCTGACAGTATCAAATGGATTCCAACACTTACGGTAAATGTGCTAGGATGTTTGATTTTGGGAAGTGTGCTAGCTCTAAATGATAAAAGCCAGCTGTCAGAATCTTCATTCCTACTGCTGGCTGTTGGTTTTTGTGGTGGTCTAACCACTTTTAGTACCTTTTCTGCAGAGTTGTATTTCCTATTGAAGCAAACGGCTTACCTGCAAGCGGCCCTATATTTTATGGCGAGTACCCTATTAGGTATTACTGCCATAATGATCTCTTATCAATGGATCAAGTCCATCGCTTAA
- a CDS encoding DUF1328 domain-containing protein: protein MNKFILILAIVATLSGIIGFTVDFAATSFLRILFLVTADIAVILLLGKFLFQSEKGKRIRQRIRVR, encoded by the coding sequence ATGAATAAATTTATACTCATCCTTGCCATTGTAGCTACTTTGAGCGGTATCATAGGTTTTACTGTGGACTTTGCAGCTACGTCTTTCTTAAGAATCTTGTTTCTGGTAACAGCAGATATTGCCGTGATATTACTATTGGGCAAATTCTTATTTCAATCAGAAAAAGGAAAACGCATTCGTCAACGTATCAGAGTACGATAA
- a CDS encoding endonuclease/exonuclease/phosphatase family protein, whose product MNWRITFQVIGIIAAVLSLFPLVAADYWWIRIFDFPHVQLTAFTLIAILLYFFTFKPKWINDYLYITILLGCFAFQLTKIIAYTPVYPLEVLDSSKNVEEENRLIIYTANVLQKNEKGSNLFIEIREREPDVIVFTETNERWMNDIRLQIGKDYPYKVEQPQDNTYGMLVYSKLPLRDANIHFMVDPEIPSIHAQVQMRNGEWFQLYAIHPTPPMPQHNPMSTDRDTELMITAVKSYNSELPVIVLGDFNDVAWSDSTELTKTISKLLDLRIGRGFYSSYHAQYPLMRWPLDHILIDSEFRLEKAGTGVDFESDHFPAYAYLTYEPALAKEQAADEPTEEDWKQAKDQMSTKGMESFMELPAAFKNLINN is encoded by the coding sequence ATGAATTGGCGTATTACCTTTCAAGTAATCGGCATTATTGCCGCAGTGCTATCCCTTTTTCCATTAGTCGCAGCAGACTATTGGTGGATCAGGATTTTTGATTTCCCTCACGTACAGCTTACGGCTTTTACACTTATTGCTATACTGCTGTATTTTTTTACTTTCAAACCTAAATGGATCAATGATTATCTATATATCACCATTCTTTTGGGCTGCTTTGCCTTTCAGCTCACTAAAATCATAGCGTATACGCCTGTTTATCCTCTAGAGGTTCTAGACAGTTCTAAAAACGTTGAGGAAGAGAACAGGTTGATTATTTACACAGCTAATGTGTTACAAAAAAATGAAAAAGGGTCTAATCTGTTTATCGAGATAAGAGAGCGCGAGCCAGACGTGATTGTTTTTACAGAAACTAACGAGAGATGGATGAACGACATACGCCTACAAATAGGTAAGGACTATCCTTATAAAGTAGAGCAACCACAAGATAATACTTATGGCATGCTGGTGTATTCCAAATTGCCATTGAGAGATGCTAACATCCACTTTATGGTAGATCCAGAAATTCCATCCATTCACGCTCAAGTCCAAATGCGTAATGGTGAATGGTTCCAATTGTATGCGATACACCCAACGCCACCTATGCCACAGCACAATCCCATGAGCACAGATCGTGATACAGAATTAATGATTACCGCAGTGAAAAGTTATAATTCTGAATTACCAGTGATTGTTTTAGGTGATTTTAATGATGTGGCATGGTCTGATAGTACAGAGTTGACTAAGACCATTAGCAAGCTACTTGATTTGCGCATAGGTAGAGGTTTCTATAGCTCATATCATGCGCAATATCCATTGATGCGATGGCCACTGGATCATATCTTAATAGATTCAGAGTTCAGGTTAGAAAAGGCTGGTACTGGAGTGGATTTTGAAAGTGATCATTTTCCCGCATATGCCTACCTAACTTATGAACCAGCGCTTGCCAAAGAACAAGCAGCAGATGAACCTACTGAGGAAGACTGGAAACAAGCCAAAGACCAAATGAGCACCAAAGGAATGGAAAGCTTTATGGAGCTGCCTGCTGCTTTCAAAAACCTAATAAACAATTAA
- a CDS encoding DUF805 domain-containing protein, protein MADFNSPTSNADYQKPRYQRPEDGTVAAKGMMDYVKICFKKYADFNGRARRSEYWYFYLFNVLVFLALYIPVIALIVAESELVILPGILLAIYGLGIIIPSLAAVVRRLHDTGRSGWYYLLGFIPLVGRIIILIFTIEDSKPGTNEWGPNPKTVGNDNFENDAFV, encoded by the coding sequence ATGGCAGATTTTAACTCACCTACATCCAACGCAGATTACCAAAAGCCAAGATACCAACGTCCCGAAGATGGCACTGTTGCCGCCAAAGGAATGATGGACTATGTCAAGATTTGTTTTAAGAAATATGCAGATTTCAACGGGCGCGCCCGCAGATCTGAGTATTGGTATTTCTATCTATTTAATGTTCTGGTGTTTTTAGCTCTGTACATTCCAGTGATTGCTCTGATTGTTGCAGAAAGTGAGCTGGTCATTCTGCCGGGAATATTATTGGCGATTTATGGATTAGGCATCATTATTCCAAGTCTTGCTGCCGTCGTGCGTCGCCTGCACGATACGGGTCGCAGTGGCTGGTATTACCTATTAGGTTTCATACCACTTGTGGGCCGTATCATCATTTTGATTTTTACCATTGAGGACAGTAAACCAGGCACCAATGAATGGGGTCCTAACCCTAAAACCGTTGGAAATGATAATTTTGAAAATGATGCCTTTGTCTAG
- the tamL gene encoding translocation and assembly module lipoprotein TamL, giving the protein MNTKNYIRVGLLSLAIITIYSCAVKKYVPEDELLLDSYNLEIKVDSAAVVEDVDLLKAELEKAISPVPNTKVLGLRPGLHYYYKVNVDSAGWFRKFMNKKIGEAPVYLSDVEEESTRDLIRNRLENRGFFFSNISSTVERNEDAKEATVGYKVNLPQPYTLETYQVDRDSIPFYDVLEEQVQSSPIKKGSRFDLSAMKLERDRIDQNFKEKGYYNFNSSFLIFQADTNRYDNRKFDLFLKLKKDVPSKAVKPYRIKEINVYPHNIVGADSVAQDTTRFDNKNYIQDVEFFREDRLDPFITLREGDLYSPEKSKATSRRLGSIGAYKFVNIEYTEVDSILNDSVNYLEANIYLSPLNKRSLRAELQGVTKSNDFAGPSLGLTFSNRNLFKGGEVLNLSARAAYEVQIASNSQAGLTSTEFALGADLIFPRVIAPITFDSDIFEYSIPKTIASAEANLLNRSKLYGLLTFSGSFGYIWQANKYVTHEFDPIAINYVNLLYQSEEFDAILNDNAFLRTSFDQQFISGLNYSFTYNGMLRSNRKSLFFVNSNVDIAGNSISLLAQEGDPDPANGEVRDEFLGLEYAQYAKVDVDFRYHFITGKEQRIATRLFAGIGLPYGNSDVMPFSKQYFSGGAYSVRAFRTRSLGPGTYAPPATDNRSFFDQSGNLRLEANVEYRFPIFSYVKGAFFADAGNVWNTTNNGLPGGKFSGNFYNELGIGAGAGLRVDVQGFVIRFDLAAPLHDPSLPEGDRWVNDFANPVFNFAIGYPF; this is encoded by the coding sequence TTGAACACAAAGAATTACATAAGAGTCGGTCTGTTATCATTGGCAATAATTACAATCTACAGCTGTGCCGTAAAAAAATACGTGCCAGAAGATGAATTGCTATTGGATTCCTATAATCTTGAAATCAAAGTAGATTCTGCCGCAGTGGTTGAAGATGTGGATTTGTTGAAAGCAGAGTTAGAAAAAGCGATTTCTCCTGTTCCCAATACTAAAGTGTTGGGCTTGCGTCCTGGATTGCATTATTACTACAAAGTCAATGTGGATAGCGCTGGATGGTTCAGAAAATTCATGAATAAAAAAATAGGTGAAGCGCCTGTGTATTTATCTGATGTTGAGGAAGAATCTACAAGAGACTTGATCAGAAACCGATTGGAAAATCGTGGTTTCTTCTTCAGTAACATTTCTTCTACTGTGGAACGAAATGAGGATGCCAAAGAAGCCACGGTAGGTTATAAGGTCAATCTGCCACAACCGTATACACTCGAGACCTATCAGGTGGATCGAGACTCGATTCCGTTTTATGATGTACTGGAAGAACAGGTGCAAAGTTCACCTATTAAAAAAGGATCGAGATTTGATTTATCTGCCATGAAATTGGAGCGTGACCGTATAGATCAAAACTTCAAAGAAAAAGGATATTACAACTTCAATTCTAGTTTTCTCATCTTTCAAGCCGACACCAATAGGTACGACAATCGCAAGTTTGATCTATTTCTAAAGCTTAAGAAAGACGTTCCCAGCAAAGCCGTAAAACCTTATAGAATTAAGGAGATTAATGTCTATCCACACAACATCGTAGGAGCAGACAGCGTCGCACAGGACACCACTAGATTTGATAACAAGAACTACATTCAAGATGTAGAGTTTTTCAGAGAAGATCGACTGGATCCCTTTATCACACTTAGAGAAGGAGATTTGTATAGTCCAGAAAAGTCAAAAGCCACCAGCCGTAGACTAGGTTCCATAGGTGCGTATAAATTTGTAAATATTGAATATACTGAGGTTGATAGCATTTTAAATGACTCGGTTAATTATTTGGAAGCCAATATTTATCTATCACCACTCAACAAAAGATCTTTACGCGCAGAATTACAAGGAGTGACAAAATCCAATGATTTTGCTGGTCCCAGTTTGGGTCTCACATTTTCCAATCGCAACCTGTTTAAAGGTGGCGAGGTGTTGAATTTATCTGCAAGGGCAGCCTATGAAGTTCAAATAGCCAGCAACAGTCAAGCTGGTCTTACCAGTACAGAGTTTGCGCTGGGCGCAGATCTGATTTTCCCTAGAGTAATTGCGCCCATCACATTTGATAGCGATATTTTTGAGTATTCCATTCCTAAAACCATCGCCAGTGCAGAGGCAAACCTGCTTAATCGTAGCAAGCTTTATGGACTTTTGACCTTTTCGGGAAGTTTTGGATACATCTGGCAGGCAAATAAGTACGTGACGCATGAATTCGATCCCATTGCGATCAACTATGTCAACCTCTTATACCAAAGTGAAGAATTTGATGCCATTCTCAATGACAACGCTTTTTTAAGGACCAGTTTTGACCAGCAGTTCATATCTGGATTGAATTATAGTTTTACTTATAACGGTATGCTGCGCAGCAATCGCAAGAGCCTTTTCTTTGTCAACAGTAACGTCGACATTGCTGGGAACTCTATTAGTTTGCTGGCTCAAGAAGGTGATCCAGATCCAGCCAATGGCGAGGTGCGCGATGAATTCTTGGGACTGGAATATGCACAATATGCAAAAGTGGATGTAGATTTTAGATATCACTTTATCACGGGCAAGGAACAACGCATCGCCACCAGACTTTTTGCTGGAATAGGTCTTCCTTATGGCAATAGTGATGTGATGCCCTTTAGCAAGCAATACTTTTCGGGTGGTGCCTATAGCGTGCGGGCATTTAGAACCAGATCCTTAGGTCCAGGAACCTACGCACCACCAGCAACCGATAATCGATCCTTTTTTGACCAGTCTGGAAACTTGAGGCTAGAGGCAAATGTGGAATATCGCTTTCCTATTTTTAGCTATGTAAAAGGTGCTTTTTTTGCAGACGCTGGTAATGTATGGAACACCACAAACAATGGTTTGCCAGGTGGGAAATTTAGCGGGAATTTTTACAATGAGTTGGGTATAGGTGCTGGCGCTGGTCTGCGCGTGGACGTGCAGGGATTTGTGATACGTTTTGACTTGGCCGCACCGCTTCACGATCCATCCCTGCCAGAGGGCGATCGCTGGGTAAATGACTTTGCAAACCCAGTATTCAACTTTGCGATAGGCTATCCTTTTTAA